From Tiliqua scincoides isolate rTilSci1 chromosome 2, rTilSci1.hap2, whole genome shotgun sequence, the proteins below share one genomic window:
- the KIF3A gene encoding kinesin-like protein KIF3A isoform X1: MPINKSEKPDKADNSDNVKVVVRCRPFNDREKVMCYKMAVNVDEMRGTITVHKTDSSNEPPKTFTFDTVFGPESKQLDVYNLTARPIIDSVLEGYNGTIFAYGQTGTGKTFTMEGVRAVPELRGIIPNSFAHIFGHIAKAEGDTRFLVRVSYLEIYNEEVRDLLGKDQTQRLEVKERPDVGVYIKDLSAYVVNNADDMDRIMTLGHKNRSVGATNMNEHSSRSHAIFTITIECSEKGVDGNMHVRMGKLHLVDLAGSERQAKTGATGQRLKEATKINLSLSTLGNVISALVDGKSTHVPYRNSKLTRLLQDSLGGNSKTMMCANIGPADYNYDETISTLRYANRAKNIKNKARINEDPKDALLRQFQKEIEELKKKLEEGEEISGSETSGSDEDDEDDDGEIGEDGEKRKKRRGKKKVSPDKMMEMQAKIDEERKALETKLDMEEEERNKARAELEKREKDLLKAQQEHQSLLEKLSALEKKVIVGGVDLLAKAEEQEKLLEESNMELEERRKRAEQLRKELEEKEQERLDIEEKYTSLQEEAQGKTKKLKKVWTMLMAAKSEMADLQQEHQREIEGLLENIRQLSRELRLQMLIIDNFIPQDYQEMIENYVHWNEDIGEWQLKCVAYTGNNMRKQTPVPDKKEKDPFEVDLSHVYLAYTEESLRQSLMKLERPRTSKGRSRPKTGRRKRSAKSGAVIDSLLQ, encoded by the exons ATGCCG ATCAACAAATCTGAGAAGCCAGACAAGGCTGACAATTCTGATAATGTCAAGGTGGTTGTTCGCTGCCGGCCTTTCAATGATCGAGAGAAAGTCATGTGTTACAAGATGGCAGTTAATGTGGACGAAATGCGAGGCACCATCACAGTTCATAAAACAGATTCTTCCAATGAGCCTCCCAAGACATTTACATTTGATACTGTGTTTGGGCCAGAGAGCAAACAGCTTGACGTGTATAATTTAACAGCAAGGCCGATTATTGACTCTGTTCTGGAAGGATACAATG GTACCATTTTTGCTTATGGTCAGACTGGAACGGGAAAAACGTTTACTATGGAAGGTGTCCGGGCAGTTCCCGAGCTCAGGGGGATCATTCCAAATTCCTTTGCTCATATTTTTGGGCACATTGCAAAGGCAGAAGGGGATACGAG GTTTTTGGTTCGAGTCTCTTACCTGGAAATCTACAATGAGGAAGTGCGTGATCTGCTGGGGAAGGACCAGACACAGAGGCTAGAA GTTAAAGAGCGACCTGATGTGGGAGTCTATATCAAGGATCTTTCAGCGTATGTTGTAAACAATGCAGATGATATGGACAGAATTATGACACTTGGCCACAAAAACC GTTCTGTTGGTGCCACTAATATGAATGAACACAGTTCCCGTTCCCATGCTATCTTTACAATCACAATTGAGTGCAGTGAGAAAGGTGTTGATGGGAATATGCACGTCCGCATGGGGAAGCTGCACCTAGTCGATCTTGCA ggaTCAGAAAGGCAAGCAAAAACTGGAGCCACTGGACAACGGCTAAAGGAAGCAACGAAAATTAACCTTTCTCTCTCGACTCTTGGGAATGTCATTTCTGCACTGGTGGATGGAAAGAGCACTCACGTGCCTTATCGTAACTCTAAGCTGACCAGACTACTACAGGATTCCCTTGGGGGCAATTCCAAAACCATGATG TGTGCCAACATTGGCCCAGCAGACTACAATTATGATGAAACGATCAGCACTCTACGATATGCCAACCGTGCCAAGAACATCAAAAACAAGGCTAGAATTAATGAAGATCCAAAGGACGCATTACTCCGCCAATTTCAAAAAGAAATTGAAGAGCTTAAGAAAAAGTTGGAGGAAG GGGAAGAGATCTCTGGCTCTGAGACAAGTGGTTctgatgaggatgatgaagatgatgatggagAGATTGGAGAAGATGGAGAAAAGCGAAAGAAACGAAGGG gaaagaagaaagttTCTCCTGATAAGATGATGGAGATGCAAGCTAAAATTGATGAAGAAAGGAAAGCCCTTGAGACAAAGCTTGAtatggaagaggaagaaagaaacaaAGCCCGAGCCGAGCTAGAGAAGAGGGAGAAAGATTTGCTTAAAGCCCA GCAAGAACATCAGTCTCTGCTGGAGAAGTTGTCGGCCCTGGAAAAGAAAGTGATTGTAGGGGGTGTGGACTTGCTGGCAAAAGCAGAGGAGCAGGAGAAGCTTCTAGAGGAATCTAACATGGAGCTTGAGGAACGAAGGAAAAGAGCAGAGCAGCTCCGTAAAGAGCTGGAAGAGAAAGAG CAAGAGCGTTTGGACATCGAGGAAAAGTACACCAGCCTTCAGGAGGAAGCACAGGGTAAAACCAAGAAGCTGAAGAAAGTCTGGACGATGCTAATGGCAGCAAAGTCAGAG ATGGCGGATCTGCAGCAGGAGCATCAGAGGGAAATTGAAGGCTTACTGGAGAACATCAGACAGCTCAGCAGGGAGCTTCGACTTCAAATGCTCATCATAGACAACTTTATACCTCAGGACTATCAG GAAATGATTGAAAACTACGTTCACTGGAATGAAGATATTGGTGAATGGCAGTTG aaatgtgtgGCATATACAGGGAATAACATGAGAAAACAGACTCCTGTGCcggataaaaaagaaaaagat CCCTTTGAGGTTGACCTTTCCCATGTCTACCTAGCTTACACTGAAGAGAGCTTGAGGCAGTCATTGATGAAACTAGAGAGACCAAGAACTTCTAAAGGAAGATCAAGACCTAAAACTGGCCGAAG aaAACGTTCTGCAAAATCAGGAGCTGTGATTGATTCCTTGCTTCAGTAG
- the KIF3A gene encoding kinesin-like protein KIF3A isoform X2, protein MPINKSEKPDKADNSDNVKVVVRCRPFNDREKVMCYKMAVNVDEMRGTITVHKTDSSNEPPKTFTFDTVFGPESKQLDVYNLTARPIIDSVLEGYNGTIFAYGQTGTGKTFTMEGVRAVPELRGIIPNSFAHIFGHIAKAEGDTRFLVRVSYLEIYNEEVRDLLGKDQTQRLEVKERPDVGVYIKDLSAYVVNNADDMDRIMTLGHKNRSVGATNMNEHSSRSHAIFTITIECSEKGVDGNMHVRMGKLHLVDLAGSERQAKTGATGQRLKEATKINLSLSTLGNVISALVDGKSTHVPYRNSKLTRLLQDSLGGNSKTMMCANIGPADYNYDETISTLRYANRAKNIKNKARINEDPKDALLRQFQKEIEELKKKLEEGEEISGSETSGSDEDDEDDDGEIGEDGEKRKKRRGSSSSSSSDSTCSVIEKPLDKSFTNQAGKKKVSPDKMMEMQAKIDEERKALETKLDMEEEERNKARAELEKREKDLLKAQQEHQSLLEKLSALEKKVIVGGVDLLAKAEEQEKLLEESNMELEERRKRAEQLRKELEEKEQERLDIEEKYTSLQEEAQGKTKKLKKVWTMLMAAKSEMADLQQEHQREIEGLLENIRQLSRELRLQMLIIDNFIPQDYQEMIENYVHWNEDIGEWQLKCVAYTGNNMRKQTPVPDKKEKDPFEVDLSHVYLAYTEESLRQSLMKLERPRTSKGRSRPKTGRRKRSAKSGAVIDSLLQ, encoded by the exons ATGCCG ATCAACAAATCTGAGAAGCCAGACAAGGCTGACAATTCTGATAATGTCAAGGTGGTTGTTCGCTGCCGGCCTTTCAATGATCGAGAGAAAGTCATGTGTTACAAGATGGCAGTTAATGTGGACGAAATGCGAGGCACCATCACAGTTCATAAAACAGATTCTTCCAATGAGCCTCCCAAGACATTTACATTTGATACTGTGTTTGGGCCAGAGAGCAAACAGCTTGACGTGTATAATTTAACAGCAAGGCCGATTATTGACTCTGTTCTGGAAGGATACAATG GTACCATTTTTGCTTATGGTCAGACTGGAACGGGAAAAACGTTTACTATGGAAGGTGTCCGGGCAGTTCCCGAGCTCAGGGGGATCATTCCAAATTCCTTTGCTCATATTTTTGGGCACATTGCAAAGGCAGAAGGGGATACGAG GTTTTTGGTTCGAGTCTCTTACCTGGAAATCTACAATGAGGAAGTGCGTGATCTGCTGGGGAAGGACCAGACACAGAGGCTAGAA GTTAAAGAGCGACCTGATGTGGGAGTCTATATCAAGGATCTTTCAGCGTATGTTGTAAACAATGCAGATGATATGGACAGAATTATGACACTTGGCCACAAAAACC GTTCTGTTGGTGCCACTAATATGAATGAACACAGTTCCCGTTCCCATGCTATCTTTACAATCACAATTGAGTGCAGTGAGAAAGGTGTTGATGGGAATATGCACGTCCGCATGGGGAAGCTGCACCTAGTCGATCTTGCA ggaTCAGAAAGGCAAGCAAAAACTGGAGCCACTGGACAACGGCTAAAGGAAGCAACGAAAATTAACCTTTCTCTCTCGACTCTTGGGAATGTCATTTCTGCACTGGTGGATGGAAAGAGCACTCACGTGCCTTATCGTAACTCTAAGCTGACCAGACTACTACAGGATTCCCTTGGGGGCAATTCCAAAACCATGATG TGTGCCAACATTGGCCCAGCAGACTACAATTATGATGAAACGATCAGCACTCTACGATATGCCAACCGTGCCAAGAACATCAAAAACAAGGCTAGAATTAATGAAGATCCAAAGGACGCATTACTCCGCCAATTTCAAAAAGAAATTGAAGAGCTTAAGAAAAAGTTGGAGGAAG GGGAAGAGATCTCTGGCTCTGAGACAAGTGGTTctgatgaggatgatgaagatgatgatggagAGATTGGAGAAGATGGAGAAAAGCGAAAGAAACGAAGGG gcagtagcagcagcagtagttcAGACTCTACATGCTCTGTCATAGAGAAACCTCTGGATAAATCCTTCACTA ATCAAGCAG gaaagaagaaagttTCTCCTGATAAGATGATGGAGATGCAAGCTAAAATTGATGAAGAAAGGAAAGCCCTTGAGACAAAGCTTGAtatggaagaggaagaaagaaacaaAGCCCGAGCCGAGCTAGAGAAGAGGGAGAAAGATTTGCTTAAAGCCCA GCAAGAACATCAGTCTCTGCTGGAGAAGTTGTCGGCCCTGGAAAAGAAAGTGATTGTAGGGGGTGTGGACTTGCTGGCAAAAGCAGAGGAGCAGGAGAAGCTTCTAGAGGAATCTAACATGGAGCTTGAGGAACGAAGGAAAAGAGCAGAGCAGCTCCGTAAAGAGCTGGAAGAGAAAGAG CAAGAGCGTTTGGACATCGAGGAAAAGTACACCAGCCTTCAGGAGGAAGCACAGGGTAAAACCAAGAAGCTGAAGAAAGTCTGGACGATGCTAATGGCAGCAAAGTCAGAG ATGGCGGATCTGCAGCAGGAGCATCAGAGGGAAATTGAAGGCTTACTGGAGAACATCAGACAGCTCAGCAGGGAGCTTCGACTTCAAATGCTCATCATAGACAACTTTATACCTCAGGACTATCAG GAAATGATTGAAAACTACGTTCACTGGAATGAAGATATTGGTGAATGGCAGTTG aaatgtgtgGCATATACAGGGAATAACATGAGAAAACAGACTCCTGTGCcggataaaaaagaaaaagat CCCTTTGAGGTTGACCTTTCCCATGTCTACCTAGCTTACACTGAAGAGAGCTTGAGGCAGTCATTGATGAAACTAGAGAGACCAAGAACTTCTAAAGGAAGATCAAGACCTAAAACTGGCCGAAG aaAACGTTCTGCAAAATCAGGAGCTGTGATTGATTCCTTGCTTCAGTAG